Sequence from the Corallococcus sp. EGB genome:
CCGACGTCCGCGTCCTCGAAGCCCACCCACGCGAGCGCCTGGAGGATGCGCCGCTCCTGGGACGCGCCCGCCGAGGGCCGCAGCGCGCGCTCCGGCAGCTGGAGGCCGACCTCATTGCCCCCGTCCAGCAGCTGGTGCGCCTGGGCGGCGAGCTCCTCGCAGCGGCGCTCCAGCGCGTCGCCCGTGAGGCCCGACTCCAGCGCGAGCTTCCACACGCGGCGCTCCTCGCGCTCGCGCTCCACCTTCAAGAGGCGGCCCGCCGCGGCGCTCTTGAGCCAGTGGACGCGGCGCGCGTCCTCGTTCACGCCCAGCTCGCGCAGGCCCGCCACGTCGCCGGTGCCATCCAGGTGGCGCGGGCTGCCCGCCTCGCCGCGCGGGCCCCTCTCCGCGGGCCCCGGCTCATTGCAGGCGTAGCCCCGGCGCGGATACACGAGCAGCATCCCGTCCAGCGGGAACACCCGCGTCTTGGCGAAGAGGCCCAGGGGCCACGTGGTGGTGACGCGCACGCCGGACAGGCGCAGGGGGCCCCGGTGCGGCGCGGCCAGGTCCGCCCGGACGATGTGCTCCCTTCCGGCGGGCAGGTGGCCCAGCTTCCCGGTGCCGGTGAGGGGGGAGAGGTCCTCGGAGAACGTCAGCGCGAAGCCATGGCCCGTCTTGCGCGACACCGCCCAGCGGTACGCGAAGGGCTCGCGAGCGAAGGCCGCGTCCGCGCCCACCCTGCGCACCGTCAGGTCGCGCAG
This genomic interval carries:
- a CDS encoding DUF58 domain-containing protein, whose amino-acid sequence is MRPPARPSFKARLRAFFRPPRTLSVTKTGRTYLVVTFGVGLGALNTGNNLLYLLLGLLLSMVVVSGVLSERCLRDLTVRRVGADAAFAREPFAYRWAVSRKTGHGFALTFSEDLSPLTGTGKLGHLPAGREHIVRADLAAPHRGPLRLSGVRVTTTWPLGLFAKTRVFPLDGMLLVYPRRGYACNEPGPAERGPRGEAGSPRHLDGTGDVAGLRELGVNEDARRVHWLKSAAAGRLLKVEREREERRVWKLALESGLTGDALERRCEELAAQAHQLLDGGNEVGLQLPERALRPSAGASQERRILQALAWVGFEDADVGAEREAA